TTCAGATACTTTATATGTTGACTCGAAGCAGATCACCATTCCGCAGAACTTTACAGCCTATGATGACAACCTTTATTCTGACAGGGTATCGGTTTACAGAAGAGACTGGATCCATGTAGATGTTACGAGAAAAGCAAACATCAGGACGCCTTATCTGATCATCAAGAAGGAAGCCAAGGGATATAACCTTCCACTGAACGTAAATGTTCCGGTAGAAGTTGTTAACAACAGAATCATGCTTCCCAACTTCATCAAATATTCTTACGGGCACAGATTCAGGGATTACAATGTTGATTATGAACTGGTTGTACCGCAAAACACAATTGTTCTTCCTGTAAAAGACGATGCCATTAATTTTGACGGCGATTTAAATGCAGACGGAATCAATGACAATGAACAGGAAAGGGATGAAGACGGAAACATTAAAATTGAAAAAAATAAAATTACCGTGAACGGTTCTACCATTGAATACAGTTCGGAAGATGACAATAACGACAGCATCATCATCAACGGCAAAAAAGTACCGAGCAACAAAGCTGACAAGGTAATTGATTCAATGAAAAACAGCATCAGAAAGATGAAGGGTGCCAATATAGACTTCAATGTAGACGAGGATAAAAACGAAATTACCATAAAGACTAAATAACTCACTGGAGAGAGTGGCAAAAGGTGTGGAGGGATAACCCAACCGTTTGAAATTCATACCCTTCTTCTCTCAAAATAAATTAAAAAAAACTCATATTTAATTGAGTATGTAAATAAAAATCTATACATTTGTATAGAAAAAATAACCTAGGACACTTAAAAATATTAAATAATCATGGTACAGTTAGCATTAGAAATTGTAATCAAAATCGCAGATTTAATCAGCGGTTTATTTTAAGAGCAATAATATTTCAATATATTTGTAAAGTATAACCACTTTGGTTATACTTTTTTGTTTTAATCCAAACGATATGAAAAAGCTGCTGGGCAAGCTAATACTGAAATTAATGGGCTGGGAAGTGGTCTTACAGGGTGACGTAAACAGCCTGAACCGATGCATTCTGGTGGTAGCCCCTCATACCCATAATATGGAATATATTCTGGGCAACCTGGCCTACTGGTCTTTAAACAAACCCCTTAAAATCATTATCAAGGATGCCCACACCAAGGCATGGTACGGAAGTGCCGTAAGAGGTCTGGGCGGAATCGGTATCGACAGGAGCCAGAAAAACGACCTGGTAAATTTTGTAGCCCAACAATTTGCCAAAGATGATTTCAGCCTGGTAATCACACCCGAAGGAACACGCAGCTGGGTCCCGAAATGGAGAAAAGGATTTTACCACATGGCACTGGCCGCAAAAGTCCCGATTGTTCTGGCAGCCGGGGATTTTAAAAGGAACAGGGTGTATCTGGGATATACCATTCCTTATGAAAGAATTGCTTCGGTACCGTTCACGGAAATCATGCAGGAAATCCAGGATTATTATATCAAAAATGATATTGTCCCGAAAATACCGGAAAACTGGAACCCTAATATCATGGGGAACGAAACGGAGGCACGGGGTTGAAATTCAGGTTGACAGGGCTGCGTACGCCTGCTTATTATTATTTACCAATTGCTATTTATCACTTATAAAAATGACAGGAACCAAAGAGGAAATACTGGCTTTCATCAACAGCTGGGGCGAAGAGACCTTTGCCAAAACACTGGATATACAGTTTACAGATATTGATCTGGAGCATGAAACATTAACGGCTACCATGCCCGTTTTACCGAGAATCCATCAGCCTTTCGGGATTATGCACGGCGGCGCAAGCTGTGTTCTGGCTGAAACCATGGGATCCAGCCTGTCCAATATCTTTATTGACGGCGAGAAGTATTACGGCGTAGGCACCAACATCAATACAAACCACCTGAGAAGCAAAAAGAGCGGAATGGTAACCGCCGTTGCCAGATTCATCAGGAAAGGGAGAAGCATGCATGTTTCTGAAATAGAAATCCGTGACGAGAAAGACCAGCTGATCAGCCACACCACGATGACGAATACAATTATCAACAAATAATATCCATTAAAAAATACGGGCTCAAAAAAAATTTGAGCTTTTTTTGTATTTAAGCTGCAACCTTTTATTTTTTCTGCATCTTATAATAAAATAATCACCATGAAAACTCTTATTTTGTCTCTCTTATTATTGCTGATATCAGCAGTTTCCTGTAAAACAGACGATTCCGACATTTCAGACAAGATCGCTGCTTATGATGTTTATGTAGGTGGTGTAGATGAATTCCATGCCTGTTATTGGAAAAATGGTCATAAGGTTTTACTTCCGGGAGGAGAAAACCTGCAGGGAACTTATATTGCAGTTGATAATGGGAATGTGTACATGATAGCCAATAATATTGAATCGCTGGGCGGTAACCATACTGTTGCGGCGTGGTATTTCTGGAAAAACGGAGTAAAACATAATGTAGCAGATTACCTGGGCGTGCCTCAAAATACAATAACACAACCTAACAATATCGTTATCCATAATAACATGACTGTTAGAAATGGCGATATTTACTTTAATGGAATCATAAAAAACCCTGTTCCTACATCCGCGTCTGATCAATATCTTTTTTGCTCCTGGAAAAATGGGGTTAAGACTGTTTTAGAAACTAATGAAAATCCAACGGGCTTGGGCTTAGGCAGCTATGGATTTTTTAATAATGATATCTATATCTCAAAACGTTATTTTGGGACACCGGGTAACCTGACAAATTGGGAGGTTGGGTTTTATAAAAATAACAGTTACCATTTTCTTGCAAATAATCTTTTACCCCGCAAATTCAT
The sequence above is a segment of the Chryseobacterium sp. JJR-5R genome. Coding sequences within it:
- a CDS encoding 1-acyl-sn-glycerol-3-phosphate acyltransferase is translated as MKKLLGKLILKLMGWEVVLQGDVNSLNRCILVVAPHTHNMEYILGNLAYWSLNKPLKIIIKDAHTKAWYGSAVRGLGGIGIDRSQKNDLVNFVAQQFAKDDFSLVITPEGTRSWVPKWRKGFYHMALAAKVPIVLAAGDFKRNRVYLGYTIPYERIASVPFTEIMQEIQDYYIKNDIVPKIPENWNPNIMGNETEARG
- a CDS encoding PaaI family thioesterase, translated to MTGTKEEILAFINSWGEETFAKTLDIQFTDIDLEHETLTATMPVLPRIHQPFGIMHGGASCVLAETMGSSLSNIFIDGEKYYGVGTNINTNHLRSKKSGMVTAVARFIRKGRSMHVSEIEIRDEKDQLISHTTMTNTIINK